A region from the Buchnera aphidicola (Astegopteryx bambusae) genome encodes:
- the truA gene encoding tRNA pseudouridine(38-40) synthase TruA, whose amino-acid sequence MRIALGIEYNGTNYHGWQIQKNVMTVQNVLEKCLSIIANEKILVHCAGRTDAQVHSVGQVVHFNTNSVRKNKSWILGTNFYLPNDISVIWAKEVPYNFHARHSAIYRHYRYIINNSSYKSVFFKNNFFNFNKNYLDDKRMNMSAKYLIGEHDFSSFRSKNCQSKVSYRYVFTSKVYRINSFIIFDIIANSFLHNMVRNIVSELIKIGSKKKDIFWIKKLLCMKNNNFLNCSSDPSGLYLFYVKYPRFFKFPKLYYKNISNVFRNFYNT is encoded by the coding sequence ATGAGAATTGCATTAGGAATAGAATATAACGGAACAAATTATCATGGATGGCAAATTCAAAAAAATGTGATGACTGTACAAAATGTATTAGAAAAATGCTTATCTATAATAGCTAATGAAAAAATTTTAGTTCATTGTGCGGGTAGAACTGACGCGCAAGTTCATAGTGTTGGTCAAGTTGTGCATTTTAATACTAATTCTGTTAGAAAAAATAAATCTTGGATATTAGGTACAAATTTTTATTTACCTAATGATATTTCTGTTATTTGGGCAAAAGAAGTTCCATATAATTTTCATGCTAGACATAGTGCAATTTATAGACATTATAGATATATAATAAATAATAGTAGTTATAAATCTGTATTTTTTAAAAATAATTTTTTTAATTTTAATAAAAATTATCTAGATGATAAAAGAATGAATATGTCTGCAAAATATTTAATTGGTGAACATGATTTTTCTTCATTTCGTTCTAAAAATTGTCAATCTAAAGTTTCATATAGATATGTTTTTACATCAAAAGTGTATAGAATAAATTCTTTTATAATATTTGATATTATTGCAAATTCATTTTTGCATAATATGGTCAGAAATATAGTTAGTGAATTAATAAAAATTGGTTCCAAAAAAAAAGATATATTTTGGATTAAGAAATTGTTGTGTATGAAAAACAATAATTTTTTAAACTGTTCATCTGATCCTTCTGGTTTATATTTATTTTATGTAAAGTATCCAAGATTTTTTAAATTTCCTAAATTATATTATAAAAATATTTCAAATGTTTTTAGAAACTTTTATAACACTTAA
- the secA gene encoding preprotein translocase subunit SecA: MLIHFFKNLFKSKHEKILEKVRIILNLINDMEIKFSKLSDKHLKNHTKKYRNKIFNGMSLKNILPEAYATVREASKRVLGMRHFDVQIIGGIILNDRCIAEMKTGEGKTLTSVLPIYLNALPGIGVHVITMNDYLAKRDYEQNKQLFDFLGISSGLNLSNMNVSMKKAAYLSDVTYGTNNEFCFDYLRDNMVLCINDKVQRTLNYAIIDEIDSILIDEARTPLTISGCMKSDKNLYKKINDLASMFILQKKSLHKSSDIKGDFYIDKKRKQIHFTDIGFKKIEKIFLENRFLNNNFSLYSSKNIILFQYITNALKANKLFIKNVDYIVKNNKILIVDEHTGRISKSRIWSDGLHQAIEAKENIKIHNNSYTLSSITFQNYFRLYHKLSGMTGTASTESEEFKTIYNLNTISVPTNKKICRKDFTDLIYITEKEKIRSIILDIKSCIKKKQPVLVGTVSIEKSEIISNELNKLNIKHNILNAKFHKKEAKIIENAGMLGAITISTNMAGRGTDIMLGGSFKKFCKNYKKKNKFCDNKKIFKMWKKNRNFVLSSGGLHIIGTERHESRRIDDQLRGRSGRQGDIGSSRFYVSMEDPLIKTFVPNKVIYMIQRLGIKKNQEISNIFISKAIHNSQKKLENYNYEIRAKLLEYDDIINEQRLIFYENRNKILNSKNIFKTIFNISKEVFKSLVNSYFLKKNQNNIKSLDALKIHLKKSFNLDYCNINNYIENHLITNNQFNNNIFKIFKKNYCKKKKYVDKNEFNKFQKILILKILDIFWIEHLYDLEHLKNNIHLRGYAERNPKQEYKKESFLMFMGMISFVKCEVVSLTSFFYSNKYSCNFFIYLIDIFYNKKFFLEISFFEFINNNFFLKKNN; the protein is encoded by the coding sequence ATGTTAATACATTTTTTTAAAAATTTATTTAAAAGTAAACATGAAAAAATTTTAGAAAAAGTTAGAATAATATTGAATTTAATTAATGATATGGAAATTAAATTTTCTAAATTAAGTGATAAGCATTTGAAAAATCATACTAAAAAATATCGTAATAAAATTTTTAATGGAATGTCTTTAAAAAATATATTACCTGAAGCTTATGCTACAGTTAGAGAAGCTAGTAAGAGAGTTTTAGGAATGAGACATTTTGATGTTCAAATTATAGGAGGAATAATTTTAAATGATAGATGTATAGCAGAAATGAAAACTGGAGAAGGTAAAACATTAACTTCTGTACTTCCAATATACTTAAATGCATTGCCTGGTATAGGAGTTCATGTAATTACTATGAATGATTATTTAGCAAAAAGAGATTATGAACAAAATAAACAATTATTTGATTTTCTTGGAATTAGTTCTGGTTTAAATTTGTCAAATATGAATGTTAGTATGAAAAAAGCTGCATATCTTTCAGATGTTACATATGGTACAAACAATGAATTTTGTTTTGATTATTTAAGAGATAACATGGTTTTATGTATAAATGATAAAGTTCAAAGAACATTAAATTATGCAATAATAGATGAAATTGATTCTATTTTAATTGATGAAGCTAGAACTCCTTTAACAATATCAGGTTGTATGAAATCTGATAAAAATTTATATAAAAAAATTAATGACTTAGCGTCTATGTTTATTTTACAAAAAAAATCTTTACATAAAAGTTCAGATATTAAAGGTGATTTTTATATAGATAAAAAAAGAAAACAAATTCATTTTACTGATATTGGATTTAAAAAAATAGAAAAAATTTTTTTAGAAAATAGATTTTTGAACAATAATTTTTCTCTATATTCTTCTAAAAATATTATTTTATTTCAATATATAACAAATGCATTAAAAGCAAATAAATTATTTATTAAAAATGTAGATTATATTGTTAAAAATAACAAAATTTTAATAGTAGATGAACATACAGGAAGAATTTCTAAAAGCAGAATATGGTCTGATGGTTTGCATCAAGCTATAGAAGCTAAAGAAAATATAAAAATTCATAATAATAGTTATACACTATCTTCAATAACTTTTCAAAATTATTTTCGTCTTTATCACAAACTTTCTGGTATGACAGGTACTGCTTCAACAGAATCTGAAGAGTTTAAAACTATATATAATTTAAATACTATTTCTGTGCCAACTAATAAAAAAATTTGTAGAAAAGATTTTACAGATTTAATATACATTACGGAAAAAGAAAAAATTAGATCTATAATATTAGATATAAAGTCTTGTATAAAAAAAAAACAACCAGTTTTAGTAGGAACTGTTTCTATAGAAAAATCAGAAATAATTTCAAATGAGTTAAATAAATTGAATATTAAACATAATATTTTAAATGCCAAATTCCATAAAAAAGAAGCAAAAATAATAGAAAACGCAGGTATGTTAGGAGCCATTACTATATCTACTAATATGGCTGGAAGAGGTACTGATATAATGTTAGGAGGTAGTTTTAAAAAATTTTGTAAAAATTATAAAAAAAAAAATAAATTTTGTGATAACAAAAAAATTTTTAAAATGTGGAAAAAAAATAGAAATTTTGTTTTATCTTCTGGAGGTTTACATATAATAGGAACAGAAAGACATGAATCTAGAAGAATAGATGATCAGCTTAGAGGAAGATCTGGACGTCAAGGAGATATAGGATCTTCTAGATTTTATGTTTCTATGGAGGATCCTTTAATTAAAACATTTGTACCTAATAAAGTGATTTATATGATTCAAAGATTAGGAATAAAAAAAAATCAAGAAATTAGTAATATTTTTATAAGTAAAGCAATACATAATTCTCAAAAAAAATTAGAAAATTATAATTATGAAATTAGAGCTAAGTTGTTAGAATATGATGATATTATAAATGAACAAAGGCTTATATTTTATGAAAATAGAAATAAAATATTAAATAGTAAAAATATTTTTAAAACAATTTTTAATATTTCTAAAGAAGTTTTTAAATCTTTAGTAAATTCATATTTTTTAAAAAAAAATCAAAATAATATAAAAAGTTTAGATGCATTAAAAATACATTTAAAAAAATCTTTTAATTTAGATTATTGTAATATAAATAATTATATTGAAAATCATCTTATTACTAATAATCAATTTAATAATAATATTTTTAAAATTTTTAAAAAAAATTATTGTAAAAAAAAAAAATATGTTGATAAAAATGAATTTAATAAATTTCAAAAAATTTTAATATTAAAAATATTAGATATATTTTGGATAGAACATTTATATGATTTAGAACATTTAAAAAATAATATACATCTTAGAGGATATGCTGAAAGGAACCCAAAACAAGAATACAAAAAAGAATCTTTTTTGATGTTTATGGGTATGATAAGTTTTGTAAAATGTGAAGTTGTTTCATTAACAAGTTTTTTTTATTCTAATAAATATTCATGTAATTTTTTTATTTATTTAATAGATATTTTTTATAATAAAAAGTTTTTTTTAGAAATTTCATTTTTTGAATTTATAAACAATAATTTTTTCTTAAAAAAAAATAATTAA